One genomic window of Kaistia geumhonensis includes the following:
- a CDS encoding IclR family transcriptional regulator encodes MDAKAEARENKHTIPVIDRMMDILGELERHGAGLTIRDLTEILAIPRTTIYRVLNTLQAHDVVRRGDDGTYHLGERLLKLAAHTTARFGRANLVPICQPHLDRLASELGEGVKLNVIDHDELLVLAAAQGRRDYALTVSAGQRMTLHSGASGKVMLAHQGDDYIAAWLRQPLAAYTDKTITDPQKLKAELARIRKLGWAYDRGETGPSIQAFAAPVLARDGAIVAALSVPFLAGASEARMETIRTAVVRTAKAISDALQG; translated from the coding sequence ATGGATGCCAAGGCGGAGGCGCGCGAGAACAAGCACACGATCCCGGTCATCGACCGGATGATGGACATTCTCGGCGAGCTCGAGCGTCACGGCGCCGGTCTGACCATCCGCGACCTGACCGAGATCCTCGCCATCCCGCGCACGACCATCTACCGCGTCCTGAACACGCTGCAGGCGCATGACGTGGTGCGGCGCGGCGACGACGGGACCTATCATCTCGGAGAGCGGCTGCTGAAGCTCGCCGCCCATACGACGGCGCGCTTCGGCCGCGCCAATCTCGTGCCGATCTGCCAGCCGCATCTCGACCGCCTGGCGAGCGAACTCGGCGAAGGCGTCAAGCTGAACGTCATCGACCACGACGAGCTGCTCGTGCTGGCCGCAGCGCAGGGCCGGCGGGACTATGCGCTCACCGTCAGCGCCGGTCAGCGCATGACGCTGCATTCCGGCGCATCCGGCAAGGTCATGCTCGCCCATCAGGGCGACGACTATATCGCCGCCTGGCTGCGCCAGCCTCTCGCCGCCTATACCGACAAGACGATCACCGATCCGCAGAAGCTGAAGGCCGAGCTCGCGCGCATCCGCAAGCTCGGCTGGGCCTATGACCGCGGCGAGACGGGTCCCAGCATCCAGGCCTTCGCCGCGCCGGTCCTCGCTCGCGACGGCGCCATCGTCGCGGCGCTCAGCGTCCCCTTCCTCGCCGGTGCCAGCGAGGCGCGGATGGAGACGATCCGCACCGCCGTCGTGCGCACCGCCAAGGCGATCAGCGACGCGCTGCAGGGCTGA